The following proteins are co-located in the Sphingobacteriaceae bacterium genome:
- a CDS encoding YceI family protein gives MKQLFILLATVSFAFQVNAQIFKAKDNSTEISFFSSSPLEDITAVNKGAVIVMNSANGDIQIRITNTNFKFKNSLMEEHFNENYMESQKFPNSIFKGKVNEKVNYEVDGENKVTISGKLEIHGVTKDVTLDGVIQVKGKELSISSKFKVKVADYNIKVPSLYVKNIAEVVDVSLSSVLEPFQKK, from the coding sequence ATGAAACAATTATTTATTTTATTAGCCACGGTTTCATTTGCATTCCAGGTTAACGCACAAATATTCAAAGCTAAAGATAACAGTACTGAAATTAGTTTTTTCTCTTCCTCTCCATTGGAAGATATTACTGCGGTGAATAAAGGGGCTGTGATTGTTATGAATTCGGCGAATGGAGATATTCAAATCAGAATTACCAATACCAATTTTAAATTCAAAAATTCATTGATGGAAGAACACTTTAATGAGAATTATATGGAAAGTCAAAAATTTCCAAATTCAATTTTCAAAGGTAAAGTGAATGAAAAAGTGAATTATGAAGTAGATGGAGAAAATAAAGTAACGATAAGCGGCAAGTTAGAAATACACGGTGTTACTAAAGACGTAACACTTGATGGAGTTATTCAAGTAAAGGGAAAAGAATTAAGTATTAGTTCTAAATTTAAAGTTAAAGTTGCCGATTATAATATTAAAGTTCCTTCTTTATATGTCAAAAATATTGCGGAAGTAGTAGATGTTTCTTTAAGCAGTGTTTTAGAACCTTTCCAAAAAAAATAA
- a CDS encoding DUF4271 domain-containing protein — translation MGLILMVVLKVTSFTKVIQVIQSCFSMQTLRQIERDEYNPFKFYAITLTFFFLINLSFYFYKLNNTYKLVFIESQSSVQFLLLFFITMLFFTLKNGLARGLALFIGDSKLIPEYTYSSFMITQTLGILLFPCLVMAELGPFNNMIFISIASVILIALQAFKWYRGVMFAFVDNKVGFLQIFTYFCSLEILPTLVLVKFIIEKY, via the coding sequence TTGGGATTAATATTAATGGTGGTTTTAAAAGTCACATCCTTCACCAAGGTTATACAAGTTATTCAGTCTTGCTTCAGTATGCAAACCTTACGTCAAATTGAAAGAGATGAGTATAATCCTTTTAAATTTTATGCCATTACCTTAACTTTTTTCTTTCTGATAAATCTTTCATTCTATTTTTATAAATTAAATAACACCTATAAACTGGTTTTTATTGAAAGTCAGTCGTCCGTTCAATTCCTTTTACTTTTTTTTATAACTATGCTTTTTTTTACCCTAAAAAACGGATTGGCCAGGGGCCTTGCTTTATTTATAGGCGATAGCAAGCTTATACCTGAATATACTTATAGTTCATTTATGATAACTCAAACACTTGGAATTCTATTATTTCCCTGCCTGGTTATGGCCGAACTCGGGCCTTTTAATAATATGATCTTTATTTCTATTGCCAGCGTGATTTTAATTGCTCTACAAGCATTTAAATGGTACAGGGGAGTGATGTTTGCCTTTGTAGACAACAAAGTAGGATTTTTACAAATTTTTACGTATTTTTGCAGTCTGGAAATTTTGCCAACATTAGTTTTGGTAAAGTTTATAATTGAGAAGTATTAA
- a CDS encoding uroporphyrinogen-III synthase — MAKSAVKKRVPTRPAAKSKKSPKKGLLKAKKKSPLAKKKNAIKKPLKSVSKVSGKKTNLKTGKVVPKEKIKTVLKQKKSENLSLPLANGTSEIPIKKVRKSSKKLVINIPPPPKIEVSNYPKNKIKNILISQPQPTDPEKNPYILLGKKHNLNLTFKQFIKVEGLSSQDFRAQRIDILEHGAVILTSKLSVDHYFKMCNEMRVTVPESMKYFCINEQTAYYLQKYIQYRKRKIFFGHGTMMDLVDVIRKNKDEKFLLPVSDVHKEQIVDFLDELKINYTKGVFYKTVSANLSDIKSLNEFDAIVFFTPAGVKSLKSNFPSFKQGGVRMAVFGHSAALSLKDLGYRVDIFAPNPLNPSMVGALDAYIKEANKR, encoded by the coding sequence ATGGCCAAATCAGCGGTAAAGAAAAGGGTGCCTACAAGGCCGGCTGCGAAATCCAAAAAATCTCCCAAAAAGGGATTGCTCAAAGCTAAAAAAAAATCACCTCTTGCTAAAAAAAAGAACGCGATTAAAAAGCCATTGAAGTCCGTTTCAAAAGTAAGTGGCAAGAAAACGAATTTGAAAACCGGAAAAGTAGTTCCAAAAGAAAAAATAAAGACAGTACTGAAACAAAAAAAATCTGAGAATTTAAGTTTGCCTTTGGCAAATGGTACTTCTGAGATCCCTATTAAAAAAGTACGTAAGTCATCCAAAAAATTAGTAATTAATATTCCGCCGCCTCCCAAAATTGAAGTAAGTAATTATCCGAAGAATAAAATTAAAAACATTTTAATTTCTCAGCCTCAGCCTACCGATCCGGAAAAGAATCCCTATATTTTACTAGGCAAAAAGCATAATTTAAATTTAACATTCAAACAATTTATAAAAGTGGAGGGATTATCTTCACAGGATTTCAGGGCGCAGCGTATTGATATTTTAGAGCATGGTGCGGTAATTTTAACGAGTAAACTTTCTGTAGATCATTATTTCAAAATGTGTAATGAAATGCGTGTTACCGTTCCGGAGTCCATGAAATACTTTTGCATTAACGAACAAACAGCCTATTACTTACAAAAATATATTCAGTACCGTAAAAGAAAGATTTTTTTCGGCCACGGTACCATGATGGATTTAGTTGATGTGATTCGCAAAAATAAGGATGAGAAATTTTTACTTCCCGTTAGCGATGTACACAAAGAACAGATAGTTGATTTTTTAGATGAGCTTAAAATCAATTACACAAAGGGTGTATTTTACAAAACTGTTAGTGCTAATTTAAGTGATATTAAGTCTTTGAATGAATTTGACGCAATTGTGTTTTTCACGCCTGCCGGAGTAAAATCATTAAAGAGCAATTTTCCTAGTTTTAAACAAGGTGGCGTTCGAATGGCTGTATTTGGTCATAGCGCAGCCCTCTCTTTAAAAGATTTGGGATACCGTGTAGACATTTTTGCTCCAAATCCTTTAAATCCAAGTATGGTAGGAGCATTAGATGCTTATATTAAGGAAGCCAATAAGCGTTAA
- a CDS encoding ribonuclease P protein component — protein MEYLFKKGKSKIIAPIRVTYVITEIAQEHPAKAMFIVPKRLFKKAKDRNKLKRRIKEAYRKNKFQLYEKLNGAGKKYLIGFSYTAKEISSYEEIEKSVLKLIEKII, from the coding sequence ATGGAATACCTATTTAAAAAAGGTAAAAGCAAGATAATAGCGCCTATACGTGTAACTTACGTAATAACTGAAATAGCACAAGAACATCCTGCTAAGGCCATGTTTATCGTTCCTAAGCGCTTATTTAAAAAAGCCAAAGACCGAAACAAGCTTAAACGCAGGATAAAAGAAGCTTATCGGAAAAATAAATTTCAGCTTTATGAAAAACTCAATGGAGCAGGCAAAAAGTACTTGATTGGATTTTCATATACTGCTAAAGAAATTTCTTCCTATGAAGAAATTGAAAAATCTGTTTTGAAATTAATTGAAAAAATAATTTAG
- a CDS encoding 30S ribosomal protein THX — protein MGKGDKKTKKGKIHIGSYGVKRPRKKAIKKTVSAKPKKAAAKKAAKKAK, from the coding sequence ATGGGAAAAGGAGATAAAAAAACAAAAAAGGGCAAAATTCATATTGGTTCATATGGAGTTAAACGTCCAAGAAAAAAGGCCATTAAAAAAACAGTATCCGCAAAGCCTAAAAAGGCTGCGGCTAAAAAAGCTGCTAAAAAAGCAAAGTAA
- a CDS encoding YkgJ family cysteine cluster protein gives MDIDDFNKKSRVLYKENETFYKRLKSKSPADLDQHFHLLHEEVFSEIDCLSCANCCKTTSPIFYERDIERASKALKMKPGDFTTKYLQIDADKDYVLKSAPCPFLDAENYCSIYESRPNACREYPHTNRKKMIQILDLTTKNTLVCPAVLKITTELKKIYK, from the coding sequence ATGGATATAGACGATTTCAATAAAAAATCACGTGTTCTTTATAAGGAGAACGAAACTTTTTATAAACGACTGAAATCTAAATCGCCCGCGGATTTAGATCAGCATTTTCATCTTTTACATGAAGAAGTATTTTCTGAAATAGATTGTTTATCCTGTGCCAATTGTTGTAAAACAACCTCGCCGATATTTTATGAGCGGGACATAGAACGAGCTTCAAAAGCGCTTAAAATGAAGCCGGGCGATTTTACGACCAAGTATCTACAGATAGATGCAGATAAGGATTATGTGTTGAAATCAGCCCCATGTCCATTTTTGGATGCGGAAAATTATTGTAGCATATACGAATCTAGACCTAATGCTTGTAGAGAATACCCCCATACAAACAGAAAAAAAATGATTCAAATATTAGATCTCACCACTAAAAACACTTTGGTTTGTCCGGCTGTTTTGAAAATTACAACCGAATTAAAGAAAATTTACAAATGA
- a CDS encoding DUF4249 domain-containing protein has translation MLKILNIIWVTFVLIGFTSCEDVVQIKLDEGSKIYVIDAFVNDLRQNQIIKITTNDTYFSNRQAPPVSDAQVVLNDLTSSNSYTFNYIGNGNYTYTIGINDTIAKVNHQYRLDVSIDGNIYTSTSIQSRPSKIDSISVLPNDGGFGPPGDKDEFICLLFAKDKADNNPDYYWIKTFRNDTLFQSPNDLNICIDGTGGAVQNANSDSIYFTPPATFLGFKSYRKNNTCKVEVHSVNKETYLFFVQAFNQINNGGLFATTPENVKTNIISPTDAKTKAVGRFSMASVATSSVLIK, from the coding sequence ATGCTAAAAATATTAAATATAATTTGGGTTACTTTTGTTTTAATTGGCTTTACCTCTTGCGAAGATGTTGTGCAAATTAAACTGGACGAGGGCTCAAAAATTTATGTAATTGATGCATTTGTGAATGATTTAAGACAAAATCAAATTATAAAAATTACAACCAATGATACTTATTTTAGTAATCGCCAGGCTCCGCCTGTAAGCGATGCACAGGTTGTATTGAATGATCTCACTTCTAGTAATTCATACACATTTAATTATATCGGTAATGGTAATTATACCTATACTATTGGAATAAATGATACCATTGCCAAAGTAAATCATCAATATCGGCTGGATGTTTCAATCGATGGGAATATTTATACTTCAACAAGCATACAAAGTAGGCCTTCAAAAATAGATAGCATAAGCGTTTTACCAAATGATGGGGGATTTGGCCCTCCGGGTGATAAAGATGAATTTATATGTTTACTTTTCGCCAAAGATAAAGCTGATAATAATCCGGATTATTATTGGATTAAAACCTTTAGAAACGACACTCTTTTTCAGTCGCCGAATGATTTAAATATTTGTATAGACGGAACCGGAGGAGCTGTACAAAATGCCAATAGTGATTCCATTTATTTTACCCCTCCAGCTACATTCTTAGGATTTAAATCGTACAGAAAAAATAATACTTGCAAAGTGGAAGTGCATTCGGTGAATAAAGAAACTTACTTGTTTTTTGTGCAAGCATTTAACCAAATCAATAATGGCGGCTTGTTTGCCACAACTCCTGAAAACGTAAAAACAAATATTATCTCTCCAACCGACGCTAAAACTAAAGCAGTTGGCCGATTTAGCATGGCTAGTGTAGCCACAAGTTCTGTTTTAATTAAATAG
- a CDS encoding TonB-dependent receptor has translation MKSRIHIFFVLITFLGIKVFSQETFNISGYIKDASNGEALIGAAIVKQGTRLGVTANEYGFYSLSLPKGEHVLVISFIGYKTFTLTVNMEKNLKKSFEVKPEGSDLDEVVVLSEAADKNITSTEMGVAKLDIKEINKIPALLGEVDVVRAIQLLPGVTTMGEGASGFNVRGGNIDQNLILLDEAPVYNSSHLFGFFSVFNPDAVKDVKLIKGGIPSQYGGRVSSILDIRMKEGNSKKLNINGGIGSIFSRLSIEAPIIKDKMSFIVAARRSYIDALVKPFVKSTNPLKEANFYFYDLTAKINYRINDRNTVFLSGYFGRDVFGSSAFKFNWGNSTGTIRWNHIFSDKLFMNATAFYSNYDYFLGFKLESLNQKFEWNSNVINYSFKPDFVYYLNNKNTIRFGLQGILYDFRPYDAIGQFDSGTKAEFKSEKKFGAEYAAYVGNEHKILPRLTLEYGIRLSYYQQLGKGKAYYYRDTIANEPKPFEKTESFENGEVIHSYVNPEPRFSANYIINSLSSVKASYNRMAQYIQLISNTAASTPLDVYTIASNNVTPLIADQGSIGYFRNFKDNMFETSVEVYYKYMQNQLDYIDNAELFINDYVEGQLLQGLGRAYGSEFYVKKNKGKVNGWISYTLSKTERLVEGISNDNWFNSKYDRTHCVNTSVNYDITKRWNISANFVFLSGTPSTFPNSKIQIQGYNIPYNTDNQRNNYRITPYHRLDFGATYEFKKNETRRFKQTLVFSVYNAYNRRNAFSIYFRTKAGEPNQTEAVRFSVIGSVVPAITYNFKF, from the coding sequence TTGAAAAGTAGAATTCACATATTTTTTGTACTCATCACTTTCCTGGGCATAAAAGTTTTTTCGCAAGAAACATTCAATATTAGCGGTTATATTAAAGATGCCAGTAACGGTGAGGCTTTAATAGGAGCGGCTATAGTAAAACAAGGAACACGTTTAGGGGTTACCGCTAATGAATATGGATTTTACTCGCTCTCGCTTCCAAAAGGAGAGCATGTTTTAGTTATCTCTTTTATTGGATACAAAACATTCACCTTAACAGTGAACATGGAAAAAAATCTTAAAAAGTCGTTTGAGGTTAAGCCGGAAGGTTCGGATTTAGATGAAGTAGTAGTACTTAGTGAAGCCGCCGATAAAAATATTACAAGTACTGAGATGGGCGTAGCCAAACTCGACATCAAAGAAATTAATAAAATACCGGCCTTATTGGGAGAAGTGGATGTGGTTAGAGCCATACAATTGTTGCCGGGCGTAACCACCATGGGTGAAGGCGCAAGCGGTTTTAATGTTCGTGGTGGAAATATTGATCAGAATTTAATTTTATTAGACGAGGCTCCCGTTTATAACTCATCACATTTATTTGGATTCTTTTCTGTTTTTAATCCAGATGCGGTGAAGGATGTTAAACTTATAAAAGGAGGTATTCCTTCTCAATATGGCGGAAGAGTTTCGAGTATACTTGATATTAGAATGAAAGAAGGGAATAGTAAGAAGTTAAACATTAACGGCGGTATAGGTTCCATCTTTAGCCGACTAAGCATAGAGGCCCCTATCATCAAAGATAAAATGAGTTTTATTGTTGCGGCAAGAAGAAGTTATATTGATGCTTTAGTGAAACCCTTTGTAAAAAGTACAAATCCCTTAAAGGAGGCCAATTTTTATTTTTATGATTTAACTGCAAAAATAAACTACAGAATTAATGATCGGAATACGGTTTTTTTAAGCGGTTATTTTGGCAGAGATGTGTTTGGCTCTTCGGCCTTTAAATTTAATTGGGGGAATTCAACCGGAACCATTCGTTGGAATCATATTTTCAGCGATAAACTTTTTATGAATGCAACTGCATTTTATAGCAACTACGATTACTTTTTAGGATTTAAACTGGAAAGTTTGAATCAAAAATTTGAGTGGAACAGCAATGTGATTAATTATTCTTTTAAGCCTGATTTTGTTTACTATCTCAATAATAAAAACACCATTCGATTTGGCTTACAAGGTATTCTTTATGATTTCAGACCCTACGATGCCATTGGGCAATTTGATTCCGGAACAAAAGCAGAATTTAAGTCGGAAAAAAAGTTTGGCGCTGAATATGCCGCCTATGTTGGTAACGAACATAAAATTCTTCCTCGCTTAACGTTAGAATACGGCATTCGATTAAGCTATTATCAGCAACTGGGTAAAGGTAAAGCCTATTATTATCGTGATACGATAGCAAATGAACCGAAACCATTTGAAAAAACTGAATCTTTTGAGAATGGTGAAGTAATTCATTCCTATGTAAATCCGGAACCGCGTTTTTCCGCGAATTATATTATCAATTCACTTAGTTCCGTTAAAGCCAGTTATAACCGAATGGCTCAATATATTCAACTTATAAGCAATACGGCAGCAAGCACACCGTTGGATGTTTATACCATTGCTTCAAATAATGTTACGCCTTTGATTGCAGATCAGGGAAGTATTGGATATTTCAGAAATTTTAAAGATAATATGTTTGAAACATCCGTTGAAGTATATTATAAGTACATGCAAAATCAATTGGATTATATTGACAATGCCGAACTATTCATTAATGATTATGTAGAAGGGCAATTACTACAAGGTTTAGGTAGAGCATACGGTTCAGAATTTTACGTGAAAAAAAATAAAGGTAAAGTGAACGGTTGGATTAGCTATACCCTAAGTAAAACAGAAAGATTAGTGGAAGGTATTAGTAATGATAATTGGTTTAACAGTAAATACGACAGAACACATTGCGTAAATACTAGTGTGAATTATGACATTACCAAAAGATGGAACATTTCTGCTAATTTTGTTTTCTTAAGCGGAACTCCCTCTACATTCCCAAATTCAAAAATTCAAATTCAGGGCTATAATATTCCATATAATACCGATAACCAAAGAAATAACTATCGCATTACACCTTATCATCGTTTGGATTTTGGAGCAACTTATGAATTCAAAAAGAACGAAACACGTCGTTTTAAACAAACATTGGTTTTTAGCGTATATAATGCATATAACCGCAGAAATGCATTTAGTATTTATTTCAGAACTAAAGCCGGCGAGCCTAATCAAACCGAAGCTGTTCGTTTTTCAGTAATCGGTTCTGTTGTGCCGGCAATAACATATAATTTTAAATTTTAA